A single Methanobrevibacter sp. DNA region contains:
- a CDS encoding Ig-like domain repeat protein yields MDNKSIFVSLIFLMFLVGISFVSAQDISSLEEVSSVEVADDVISVDDSVDDVSTSDVGDEVISDSGSTQYANSWADLKSDVEDSSVDTVKLNASDIAPSSSSSDQISINHDITIVGEEGSYIGSADWNSAPVYNYIPIVTSGNNLNVKFENVTFQYLSDNILMKLMGNGNYVFKNCVFNNINCTGSHQSVIWLNYGYALLENCTFTNIKSSYGAITNYYTSWGTAVNNARMTVKDCEFYDNIGLSEPGCINNCGYLEVYDSTFENNRANWWAGAIHTHNYANTSIWNSVFRNNKAGWNGGALYAYSDLQVYNSTFIENTCTGQYGGGAIGSSNRVRVTVDNCLFKNNNAPNSAGGAIWANGAGYLNVTDSEFINNTAPVNKGMDIYYSYTGSSSTAAYFNCYYNDFYGANNATYSIYTSNSYLNVNGMDTNNFYDIGDYVEPSEENDTNGSSGTVIVPDNFNGTQLWNASLSGALGGTPLIDGDVIYVPNGHSIYCLNITNGDLIWSASSPWTDYPDYDNFHDLALHNGVLVAPCDMDKLYFFDAATGSEVNATSDMWKASSKYGVLINDDTIYVSSEYPYGENGNAWIAVVKQVNGVYTYMGSILEINGVENYALLSAPVLWNNYLWVNTVNGLMRVDLTTNASSIILANTVGKPVIGGDYLYILTSNNHIRGIDSTGSVVKDITVGGNVGSTLAINSANTVLYTVNAEGNIYRAGVSSSSANYITQINPVSSALAVGSDGYLYIGDDAGILWVIDIYYSLNKWRSTVVWAYNTTSTIHGEVINNNMVYVGTEDTFYVLYNNLLSNGINEQLNKYNSLLSNKNEKLSSYEDILNAASEKIIPEGTLTYNVFMDGDSTYYLNGTYYINSGIMLGVNEDMVSLNNICIKPQEGTNATIVFKKYLNYHDPSLLYIPSGENITIENIKFTTTSDYTNGYGIIYIIGDVKNLYFKNCTFENCIDNYLSGEDCAIFNVDYSYDEDNNPIAKPSNVVINKCTFVTCSKLNENIFTRNVDLINISDCIFEENNLKSSEIVSEANIALNNNKFDSANPITIEGNGKIVSDVSFNVLTKSLILGEAGSIVGELVDDNGNRIYSQNLKFVIDDGEPIAPTSFDKATGLYTLSYTPTTNRDVKVSAVCSNVEALDVEAVYIPVKAVSGLTLNITENPVYAGDFVVNATLNSTISSESIVFNITDSSGEVVKTIVSDITNGFASESLNDLPAGDYTLTAVYAGDDDFAPATISKAFTINKADSSIELSLVSDDVYVGDAIGVQAVLPSSATGTVTFRLKDSQQIITVSGETASAIFAGLGEGEYTVYATYSGDANYNPSEEVNVTFNVVKKDVEFYVSDGWVSLGEDAEIYVYDLPDDATGNITYYINSFDPEVRDVDESLTLSDLPIGKYSVRAVYSGDDKYNGNEATGDLEVYYNLELEEDEFGYGDDALINITFPEELNGMLGVIVDGNTSGAISANVVNGTAVFTLSNLTVGEHTLDLTYQGDKTFETTATITVTPKISSLDDLTTGDNTISLDLPSDATGNMTIYVDDNDPVVVEVVNGTAKYDLNNLSAGEHEITVAYEGNYPSFSTYKDVSVAKATPTASVNAPSSITAGQTVTIPINLPSDATGVVLVDVDGKKYYADVAKGVASVAVAGLTAGNKVLTYKYLGDSKYAASTGSATLKVVAPKAADKITLTLKKVTVKRSAKKLVIKATLKINGKVVKGKKVTFKFKGKKYTAKTNAKGVAKITVKKSVLKKLKKGKKVTYTATYGKTTAKKTVKVKK; encoded by the coding sequence ATGGATAATAAAAGCATTTTTGTTTCTTTAATATTTCTAATGTTTTTGGTGGGAATTTCATTTGTTTCTGCACAGGACATTAGTTCTTTGGAAGAAGTTTCATCTGTGGAAGTTGCGGATGATGTAATTTCTGTTGATGATTCTGTTGATGATGTGTCAACATCTGATGTTGGCGATGAAGTGATTTCAGATAGTGGATCAACTCAATATGCTAATTCTTGGGCTGATTTAAAATCTGATGTCGAGGATTCAAGTGTAGATACAGTTAAATTAAATGCTAGTGACATTGCTCCGTCAAGCAGTAGTTCAGATCAAATCAGTATAAATCATGACATAACTATTGTAGGGGAGGAAGGCAGTTATATAGGTAGTGCCGATTGGAATAGTGCTCCAGTATATAATTACATTCCTATTGTTACTTCAGGCAATAATTTAAATGTAAAATTTGAGAATGTGACATTCCAGTACTTGTCAGATAATATTTTAATGAAACTGATGGGTAATGGAAACTATGTCTTTAAAAACTGTGTATTCAATAATATTAACTGTACAGGTTCTCACCAGTCAGTAATCTGGTTGAATTATGGATATGCGTTACTTGAAAATTGTACTTTTACAAATATTAAGTCTAGTTATGGTGCAATAACCAACTATTACACATCTTGGGGTACTGCTGTTAATAATGCTAGGATGACTGTTAAGGATTGTGAATTTTATGATAATATTGGTTTAAGTGAGCCTGGTTGTATTAATAACTGTGGTTATTTGGAAGTTTATGATTCTACTTTTGAAAATAATCGTGCAAATTGGTGGGCTGGTGCAATACACACTCACAACTATGCAAATACAAGTATTTGGAATTCAGTATTCAGAAATAATAAAGCAGGATGGAATGGTGGAGCATTATATGCTTACAGTGATTTACAAGTATATAATTCCACATTCATAGAAAATACTTGTACTGGTCAATATGGTGGAGGTGCAATAGGTTCAAGCAACAGAGTCAGAGTAACTGTCGACAATTGTCTGTTTAAAAACAATAATGCTCCAAATAGTGCTGGTGGTGCTATATGGGCTAATGGTGCAGGATATTTAAATGTAACTGATAGTGAATTTATTAACAACACTGCACCAGTAAATAAGGGTATGGATATTTATTATTCATATACTGGAAGTAGTTCAACTGCTGCATACTTTAATTGTTATTATAATGATTTCTATGGAGCAAACAATGCCACTTATTCAATCTATACTTCTAATAGTTATTTGAATGTAAATGGTATGGATACTAATAATTTTTATGATATTGGGGACTATGTTGAACCTAGTGAAGAAAATGATACTAATGGGTCTTCAGGTACTGTTATAGTTCCTGATAATTTTAATGGTACTCAATTATGGAATGCTAGTTTAAGTGGTGCTTTAGGCGGTACTCCTTTAATTGATGGAGATGTGATTTATGTTCCTAATGGGCATTCCATTTACTGTTTAAACATTACTAATGGTGATTTAATATGGAGTGCTTCTTCTCCTTGGACTGATTATCCTGATTATGATAATTTCCATGATTTAGCATTGCATAATGGAGTTCTTGTTGCTCCTTGTGATATGGATAAGTTATATTTCTTTGATGCTGCCACTGGTAGTGAGGTTAATGCTACTTCAGACATGTGGAAAGCATCCAGTAAATATGGTGTATTGATTAATGATGATACAATTTATGTAAGCAGTGAATATCCATATGGTGAAAATGGCAATGCTTGGATTGCAGTTGTAAAACAGGTAAATGGTGTTTATACTTATATGGGTAGTATTTTAGAGATCAATGGTGTTGAAAATTATGCATTGCTTTCTGCTCCAGTTCTTTGGAATAATTACTTATGGGTAAATACTGTTAATGGTTTAATGCGTGTTGATTTAACCACTAACGCTTCCAGTATCATTTTAGCTAATACTGTGGGCAAACCTGTTATTGGTGGAGATTATCTTTACATTTTAACTAGTAATAATCATATTCGTGGAATAGATTCAACTGGTAGTGTTGTTAAAGATATCACTGTTGGAGGTAATGTTGGTAGTACTTTAGCAATCAATAGTGCAAATACTGTATTGTATACTGTTAATGCTGAAGGTAATATTTATCGTGCAGGTGTTAGTTCCAGTAGTGCAAATTATATTACTCAAATTAATCCCGTTTCTTCTGCTCTTGCAGTAGGTAGTGATGGTTATTTATATATTGGTGATGATGCAGGAATATTATGGGTAATCGATATCTATTATTCACTTAATAAGTGGAGATCAACAGTTGTATGGGCATATAACACTACTTCAACAATTCATGGTGAAGTAATAAATAATAATATGGTGTATGTTGGAACAGAAGATACATTTTATGTATTATACAATAATTTACTTTCTAATGGAATCAATGAACAGTTGAATAAATATAATTCACTATTGAGTAATAAAAATGAAAAATTAAGTAGTTATGAGGATATTTTAAATGCTGCTAGTGAAAAAATTATTCCTGAAGGAACATTAACATATAATGTTTTTATGGATGGAGATAGTACTTACTATTTGAATGGAACTTACTATATCAATTCAGGTATAATGTTAGGTGTTAATGAAGATATGGTTAGTTTAAATAATATCTGTATTAAACCACAAGAGGGTACTAATGCAACCATAGTCTTTAAAAAATATCTTAATTATCATGACCCTTCATTACTTTATATTCCGAGTGGTGAAAATATTACTATAGAAAATATAAAATTTACAACAACTTCAGATTATACTAATGGATATGGTATAATTTATATAATAGGTGATGTTAAAAATTTATATTTTAAAAATTGTACATTTGAAAATTGTATTGATAATTATCTTAGTGGAGAGGATTGTGCCATATTTAATGTAGATTACAGTTATGATGAAGACAATAATCCTATTGCGAAACCATCTAATGTTGTAATAAACAAGTGTACATTTGTTACTTGCAGTAAGTTAAATGAAAATATTTTTACTAGAAATGTTGATTTAATCAACATATCTGATTGTATCTTTGAAGAAAATAATCTTAAATCATCTGAAATTGTATCTGAAGCTAATATTGCTTTAAATAATAATAAGTTTGATAGTGCTAATCCTATTACTATTGAGGGTAATGGTAAAATAGTTTCTGATGTTTCATTTAATGTTTTAACTAAAAGTTTAATTTTGGGTGAAGCTGGTAGTATTGTTGGTGAGTTAGTGGATGATAATGGTAATCGTATTTATTCACAGAATTTGAAATTCGTGATCGATGATGGTGAACCTATAGCACCCACTAGTTTTGATAAGGCTACTGGTCTTTATACTTTAAGTTACACTCCTACTACAAATCGTGATGTTAAGGTTTCTGCTGTTTGTAGTAATGTTGAGGCTTTAGATGTTGAAGCGGTTTATATTCCGGTTAAGGCTGTATCTGGTTTAACTTTAAACATTACTGAAAATCCTGTTTATGCTGGTGATTTTGTTGTCAACGCTACTTTAAATTCAACTATTTCCAGTGAAAGTATTGTTTTCAATATTACTGATTCTTCCGGTGAGGTTGTTAAAACAATCGTTTCAGATATCACTAATGGTTTTGCTAGTGAATCCTTGAATGATTTGCCTGCTGGTGATTATACCTTGACTGCTGTTTACGCTGGTGATGATGATTTTGCTCCAGCAACTATCAGCAAAGCATTCACTATTAATAAGGCAGATTCAAGCATTGAATTGTCTCTTGTAAGTGATGATGTTTATGTTGGTGATGCCATTGGCGTTCAAGCTGTATTGCCAAGTTCCGCTACTGGCACTGTAACATTCCGTCTTAAAGACTCACAGCAAATAATCACTGTTTCCGGTGAAACCGCTAGTGCTATTTTTGCTGGTTTAGGGGAAGGTGAATATACTGTTTATGCAACCTACTCTGGTGATGCTAATTATAATCCTAGTGAAGAGGTTAACGTCACATTCAATGTTGTTAAGAAGGATGTTGAGTTTTATGTAAGTGATGGTTGGGTCAGTTTAGGTGAGGATGCTGAGATTTATGTTTATGACTTGCCTGATGATGCAACCGGTAACATAACTTATTATATTAACAGTTTTGATCCTGAAGTTCGTGACGTTGATGAATCATTAACTCTTAGTGACTTGCCTATCGGCAAATACAGTGTACGTGCCGTTTACTCCGGTGATGATAAGTATAACGGCAATGAAGCAACCGGTGATCTTGAAGTTTATTATAATCTTGAACTTGAAGAGGACGAGTTCGGTTATGGTGATGATGCTTTAATCAATATCACTTTCCCTGAAGAGCTCAACGGCATGTTAGGAGTCATTGTTGACGGTAACACTTCTGGTGCTATCAGTGCCAATGTCGTTAACGGTACTGCTGTTTTCACCTTATCCAACTTGACTGTAGGTGAACACACTCTTGATTTAACCTATCAGGGAGATAAAACATTTGAAACCACAGCTACAATCACTGTTACTCCTAAGATATCTTCTCTTGATGATTTAACCACCGGCGACAACACCATTAGTCTTGATTTACCGTCTGATGCAACAGGTAATATGACTATATATGTTGATGACAATGACCCTGTTGTTGTAGAGGTTGTTAACGGTACCGCAAAGTATGATTTGAATAATTTAAGTGCTGGTGAACATGAGATTACTGTTGCTTATGAAGGTAACTATCCAAGCTTCAGCACTTATAAGGATGTCAGTGTCGCCAAGGCAACCCCAACCGCCAGTGTGAATGCTCCTTCCAGCATTACTGCAGGTCAAACAGTCACCATTCCTATCAATTTACCAAGTGATGCTACTGGTGTCGTATTGGTTGATGTGGATGGTAAGAAATACTATGCTGATGTTGCTAAAGGTGTTGCAAGTGTCGCTGTTGCAGGTTTGACTGCTGGTAATAAGGTATTGACTTATAAATATCTTGGTGACAGCAAGTATGCAGCTTCCACAGGTTCCGCTACTTTGAAGGTTGTTGCTCCTAAAGCTGCTGATAAGATTACTTTAACACTTAAGAAAGTTACCGTTAAAAGGTCTGCTAAAAAACTTGTCATTAAAGCAACCCTGAAAATCAACGGCAAAGTGGTTAAGGGCAAGAAAGTAACCTTTAAGTTTAAAGGTAAAAAGTACACTGCCAAGACCAATGCTAAAGGTGTTGCTAAAATCACAGTTAAAAAATCAGTTCTTAAAAAACTCAAAAAGGGTAAAAAAGTAACTTACACCGCAACATATGGCAAAACAACCGCTAAAAAAACAGTTAAAGTCAAAAAGTAA